From a single Drosophila sulfurigaster albostrigata strain 15112-1811.04 chromosome 3, ASM2355843v2, whole genome shotgun sequence genomic region:
- the LOC133844836 gene encoding uncharacterized protein LOC133844836 — translation MTFPELPTITLENPKYIVMASKNVEKKISDFSCIAVYNALRLISKNITSISNLRDGNLLMLVKNQSEADKFINSPTLPGICNITCKMHETLNQVKGTIYAPYLSDISNEEIIIIEELRSQKVSDIFEFTKTIDNATKPSGVILVTFDPYHLPSKIDIAWHSVKVREYIPNPMRCKSCQLLGHTAKHCKNEPRCGNCALPPHSPDNCSQTKCVNC, via the coding sequence aTGACATTTCCCGAACTTCCAACAATAACACTTGAAAACCCTAAGTACATTGTTATGGCATCCAAAAACGTTGAGAAAAAAATCTCTGATTTCTCCTGTATTGCCGTTTACAACGCACTGCGTCTAATTTCAAAAAACATCACTTCCATCTCTAACTTGCGCGACGGCAACCTGCTGATGCTAGTTAAAAATCAAAGCGAGGCTGACAAGTTCATCAACTCACCTACTTTACCTGGCATTTGCAACATCACATGTAAGATGCATGAAACTCTTAACCAAGTGAAAGGCACAATATACGCCCCCTATCTCTCCGATATCTCCAACgaagaaattattataattgaagagCTGCGATCCCAAAAAGTCAGTGATATTTTCGAGTTCACCAAAACCATCGACAATGCTACCAAACCCTCTGGAGTAATTCTGGTCACTTTTGATCCTTACCACCTTCCCAGCAAAATCGATATTGCATGGCATTCAGTAAAGGTACGGGAGTATATTCCGAACCCAATGAGGTGCAAATCTTGCCAGCTGCTTGGCCACACAGCCAAGCACTGCAAAAATGAACCTCGTTGTGGTAATTGCGCTTTACCTCCTCATTCGCCTGACAACTGCTCACAAACGAAATGCGTTAATTGCTGA